In the Campylobacter sp. RM6914 genome, one interval contains:
- the sucD gene encoding succinate--CoA ligase subunit alpha translates to MSIFIDKNTKVIVQGITGKEGSFHTQSCLDYGTQILAGVTPFKGGQTHLGVKIYNTVKEAKEATGADVSMVFVPANFCKDAIIEAANAGIRLCVVITEHLPVLDMLEAKTYAKKCGMKIIGPNSPGIISAGECKLGIMPSCVFEKDKINVGIISKSGTLTYEAANQIKAQGFGISSAIGIGGDAVIGMAYDEILLEFDKDEDTKAIVMIGEIGGELESNAADIIRNLKKPVVAFIAGASAPQGRKMGHAGAIINSKNASARAKFEILESVGAYTVTNPAKIGEKLKQIYNEGKFYDHKR, encoded by the coding sequence ATGAGTATATTTATAGACAAAAACACAAAAGTCATAGTCCAAGGCATAACGGGCAAGGAAGGTAGCTTTCATACTCAAAGCTGTTTGGACTACGGCACGCAAATTTTAGCCGGAGTTACCCCTTTTAAAGGTGGGCAAACCCATCTTGGGGTTAAAATTTATAACACCGTAAAAGAGGCAAAAGAGGCTACTGGCGCTGATGTTAGCATGGTGTTTGTTCCTGCGAATTTTTGCAAAGATGCGATCATCGAGGCGGCAAATGCAGGCATAAGGCTTTGCGTTGTTATAACAGAACATCTGCCTGTTCTTGATATGCTAGAGGCAAAAACCTACGCAAAAAAATGCGGTATGAAGATAATCGGACCAAATTCGCCGGGCATCATAAGCGCAGGCGAGTGTAAACTTGGCATAATGCCTAGTTGCGTCTTTGAAAAAGACAAGATAAATGTCGGGATCATCTCCAAATCAGGCACTCTAACATATGAAGCCGCAAATCAGATAAAAGCCCAAGGTTTTGGCATATCAAGTGCGATTGGCATAGGTGGAGACGCTGTTATCGGTATGGCTTATGATGAAATCTTACTAGAGTTTGACAAAGACGAGGATACAAAAGCTATCGTTATGATAGGCGAGATCGGTGGCGAACTTGAGAGCAACGCGGCAGACATCATAAGAAATTTAAAAAAGCCGGTTGTTGCATTCATAGCAGGAGCCAGTGCACCGCAAGGGCGTAAAATGGGACATGCTGGAGCCATTATAAATTCAAAGAACGCAAGCGCAAGAGCCAAATTTGAGATACTTGAAAGTGTCGGTGCTTATACGGTTACAAATCCTGCCAAAATAGGTGAAAAATTAAAACAAATATATAATGAAGGAAAATTTTATGATCATAAGAGATGA
- a CDS encoding 2-oxoglutarate ferredoxin oxidoreductase subunit beta codes for MAFNYDNYLRADKMPTLWCWGCGDGVILKSVIRAIDQLGWDMNDVCVVSGIGCSGRFSSYVNCNTVHTTHGRAIAYATGIKLANPSKHVIVVTGDGDGLAIGGNHTIHGCRRNIGLNHILINNFIYGLTNSQTSPTTPRGFWTATAQLGNIDPSFNATNLAIAAGATFVARGSVIEPERLTKLFVEGFKHDGYSFFDVFSNCHVNLGRKNKMGEAVKMLEWIKERSVNKIKFDQMSEDEQKGLFPLGVLHKDEAKTEYSKAYAKVIAAAKDGTKINFEEIV; via the coding sequence ATGGCATTTAATTACGATAATTATTTAAGAGCTGATAAAATGCCTACGCTTTGGTGCTGGGGCTGTGGGGACGGAGTTATTTTAAAAAGTGTCATTAGGGCGATAGATCAGCTAGGCTGGGACATGAATGACGTATGTGTTGTTTCAGGCATAGGGTGTAGCGGAAGATTTTCAAGCTATGTAAATTGTAATACTGTTCATACTACACATGGTCGCGCCATAGCTTATGCTACAGGTATAAAACTAGCAAATCCAAGCAAACATGTTATCGTTGTAACAGGTGATGGGGACGGTCTTGCCATAGGTGGCAACCACACCATACATGGATGCAGAAGAAATATCGGACTTAACCATATCCTTATAAACAACTTTATCTATGGACTTACAAATTCTCAAACAAGCCCGACTACTCCAAGAGGATTTTGGACGGCTACAGCTCAACTTGGCAACATCGACCCTAGCTTTAATGCAACAAATTTAGCCATCGCAGCCGGAGCAACATTTGTTGCAAGAGGAAGCGTTATAGAACCTGAAAGACTTACGAAACTTTTTGTTGAAGGCTTTAAGCACGACGGATATAGTTTTTTTGATGTATTTTCAAACTGTCATGTAAATTTGGGTCGTAAAAATAAAATGGGCGAAGCCGTAAAAATGCTTGAGTGGATCAAAGAAAGAAGTGTAAACAAAATCAAATTTGATCAAATGAGCGAAGATGAGCAAAAAGGACTTTTTCCGCTCGGAGTTTTACATAAAGATGAAGCTAAAACCGAGTATTCAAAAGCCTATGCGAAAGTTATCGCAGCCGCCAAAGACGGTACAAAGATAAATTTTGAGGAGATAGTATGA
- the sucC gene encoding ADP-forming succinate--CoA ligase subunit beta, whose amino-acid sequence MNIHEYQAKRIFKDYGINVANGILVANLNETKEALDVLQTDKFILKAQIHAGGRGLGGGVKITKDKQEALEWVASMLNTRLITKQTSKDAMLVEKIYIEEAIKFKQEIYLSLTFDRNNESISLIVSKNGGISIEEAAQISPHLIKNISIDPQIGLCLFHVQELVVFLDINKELALKLHETILKLYQIYIQKDANLIEINPLVLTQDDEIYALDAKISFDDSALFRHPEILALSDPSQADPSENEAKEQKLNYIKFNGSVGCVVNGAGLAMATMDIIKELGADAANFLDVGGSATSDGVAKAFRLILKDKNVKVIFVNIFGGIVRCDRIASGVIKACKEIGLDVPVVVRLDGTNAKEAMQMLKESALKGLHASQNLLDGAKLAVKLAKETSL is encoded by the coding sequence ATGAACATTCACGAATACCAAGCCAAGCGGATTTTTAAAGACTATGGCATAAATGTCGCAAACGGTATTTTAGTTGCAAATTTAAATGAGACCAAAGAGGCTTTAGATGTTTTGCAAACAGATAAATTTATCCTAAAAGCGCAAATTCATGCAGGTGGTCGTGGACTTGGCGGTGGTGTGAAGATAACAAAAGACAAACAAGAGGCGTTAGAGTGGGTGGCTAGTATGCTAAACACTCGCCTTATAACCAAGCAAACTTCAAAAGACGCAATGCTTGTTGAAAAAATTTACATCGAAGAGGCTATTAAATTTAAACAAGAAATTTATCTAAGTTTGACATTTGATAGAAACAACGAGAGCATCAGCCTGATCGTTTCAAAAAACGGCGGCATAAGTATAGAAGAAGCTGCACAAATAAGTCCACATCTTATAAAAAATATAAGTATAGATCCGCAGATAGGGCTTTGCTTGTTTCACGTTCAAGAGCTTGTGGTATTTCTTGACATCAATAAAGAACTAGCGTTAAAACTTCATGAAACGATTTTAAAACTATATCAAATTTATATTCAAAAAGACGCAAATTTAATAGAGATAAACCCGCTTGTTTTAACGCAAGATGATGAAATTTATGCGCTTGATGCAAAGATAAGTTTTGACGATAGTGCTCTTTTTAGACATCCTGAAATTTTAGCTCTAAGTGATCCGTCTCAAGCTGATCCAAGCGAAAACGAAGCCAAAGAGCAAAAGTTAAATTACATAAAATTTAATGGAAGTGTTGGTTGCGTTGTAAACGGTGCAGGGCTTGCGATGGCAACTATGGATATCATAAAAGAGCTTGGCGCAGATGCGGCAAATTTTTTAGACGTTGGCGGAAGTGCAACAAGTGACGGTGTGGCAAAGGCTTTTAGGCTCATTTTAAAAGATAAAAACGTCAAGGTGATTTTCGTAAATATTTTTGGCGGCATAGTAAGATGCGACCGTATCGCTTCTGGTGTGATAAAAGCATGTAAAGAGATAGGTCTAGACGTGCCTGTGGTTGTTAGGCTTGACGGCACGAATGCAAAAGAAGCCATGCAAATGTTAAAAGAGTCTGCCTTAAAAGGGCTACATGCAAGTCAAAATTTGCTTGATGGTGCAAAGCTAGCCGTAAAACTTGCCAAAGAAACGAGCTTATGA
- a CDS encoding lactate/malate family dehydrogenase — MKISIIGAGNVGASIAYALCMREVCDEIALVDIFNDVAKAKAIDITQASCVFGAKTKVVGADNFELVKNSDIVVVTAGSPRKDGQSREDLLIKNALVVKSSAENIAKFAPNAIIIVVTNPLDVMVWVARKFSGFDKSRVLGMAGELDGARCRFELAQILSQDMSELRTKVVGAHNDKMVISNKNINVNLNKENFEVLKHETKTGGAKIVKLLGTSAYYAPAAAVVKMCEEIKDQKGEIVSASVILDDDLSCGRLVKLSKNGVGEILELNLDQEDLDELNASQDEIRKNINFLKENL, encoded by the coding sequence ATGAAGATAAGTATAATCGGAGCAGGAAATGTCGGAGCAAGTATAGCTTACGCTCTTTGCATGAGAGAGGTTTGTGATGAGATCGCACTTGTTGATATTTTTAATGATGTTGCAAAGGCGAAGGCTATCGACATAACGCAAGCAAGCTGTGTGTTTGGTGCTAAAACCAAAGTTGTCGGCGCGGATAACTTTGAGCTAGTTAAAAACAGCGATATAGTTGTTGTTACGGCAGGTAGCCCTAGAAAAGATGGTCAAAGCAGAGAAGACTTGCTTATTAAAAACGCTCTAGTAGTAAAGTCAAGCGCCGAAAATATCGCCAAATTTGCTCCAAATGCGATAATAATCGTCGTTACAAACCCGCTTGATGTTATGGTTTGGGTTGCACGTAAGTTTAGCGGCTTTGATAAAAGTCGTGTTTTGGGTATGGCTGGCGAGCTGGACGGCGCAAGATGTCGTTTTGAGCTTGCTCAAATTTTATCACAAGATATGAGTGAGCTTAGAACAAAAGTTGTTGGAGCGCACAATGATAAAATGGTCATATCCAATAAAAATATCAATGTAAATTTAAACAAAGAAAACTTTGAAGTCTTAAAACACGAGACAAAAACAGGTGGAGCAAAGATAGTAAAACTACTCGGAACTTCGGCGTATTACGCTCCTGCGGCAGCTGTTGTAAAGATGTGTGAAGAGATAAAAGATCAAAAAGGCGAGATCGTTAGCGCAAGTGTGATCTTAGACGATGATCTTTCTTGCGGTAGGTTGGTAAAACTAAGCAAAAACGGGGTTGGCGAAATTTTAGAGCTAAATTTGGATCAAGAAGACTTAGATGAGCTAAACGCAAGTCAGGACGAGATCAGAAAGAACATAAATTTCTTAAAAGAAAATTTATAA
- a CDS encoding 2-oxoglutarate synthase subunit alpha: MREIVSTGNSLVAMAAIECGCNFFGGYPITPSSEIAHELSLLLPQNGGTFIQMEDEIAGISVALGAAMSGAKAMTASSGPGISLKAEQIGLGFIAEIPIVIVNVMRGGPSTGLPTRVAQGDVLQAKNPTHGDVNMIVLAPSSLAECYTQTIHAFNLAARFMTPVMLLLDETVAHMQAKVSLPEIYELEIYKRDEFKGDPSSYKPYAAKFDAPATLNPFFKGYRYHITGLHHGETGFPTEDGNIVEYNINRLFNKINLHTDKIEQSEEFMLDDAQICIIAYGSVALAAKQAILNLRQKGLKVGLFKPISLFPMPKNALKEIADKFDKILVCELNLGQYSGEIEKVIKKETQKLLKANGRPLTPSEIEAKIGECYGI; the protein is encoded by the coding sequence ATGAGAGAGATAGTATCAACGGGAAATTCGCTCGTAGCTATGGCTGCCATAGAGTGCGGTTGTAACTTTTTTGGCGGATATCCCATAACCCCAAGCAGTGAGATAGCACACGAACTAAGTCTTTTGTTGCCGCAAAATGGCGGAACATTTATACAAATGGAAGATGAGATAGCGGGTATATCTGTGGCTCTTGGAGCGGCTATGAGCGGTGCAAAAGCAATGACAGCAAGCTCAGGTCCCGGAATTTCTCTAAAAGCAGAGCAGATAGGCTTGGGTTTTATAGCTGAAATTCCTATCGTTATCGTAAACGTTATGCGCGGCGGACCTTCTACGGGACTTCCTACTCGTGTGGCACAAGGCGATGTCTTGCAAGCTAAAAACCCAACTCACGGCGATGTTAATATGATAGTTTTAGCGCCTTCGAGTTTGGCTGAGTGTTATACTCAAACCATCCACGCGTTTAACCTAGCCGCACGTTTTATGACACCAGTTATGCTGCTTCTTGACGAAACGGTAGCGCATATGCAGGCAAAGGTAAGTTTGCCTGAAATTTACGAACTTGAAATTTACAAAAGAGATGAATTTAAAGGAGATCCAAGCTCATACAAGCCTTATGCCGCTAAATTTGACGCTCCTGCAACGCTAAATCCTTTCTTTAAAGGCTACCGCTATCATATCACAGGTCTTCATCACGGAGAAACTGGCTTTCCTACGGAAGATGGAAATATCGTTGAGTATAATATAAATAGGCTGTTTAATAAAATAAATTTACACACGGATAAGATAGAACAAAGCGAAGAATTTATGTTAGATGACGCTCAAATTTGTATCATTGCATACGGAAGTGTCGCTCTTGCAGCCAAACAAGCTATACTAAATTTACGTCAAAAAGGACTAAAAGTAGGGCTTTTTAAACCTATATCGCTTTTCCCGATGCCTAAAAACGCATTAAAGGAAATTGCCGACAAATTTGATAAAATTTTAGTTTGCGAGCTAAATTTGGGTCAATACAGTGGCGAGATCGAAAAAGTCATAAAAAAAGAAACACAAAAATTACTAAAAGCAAACGGCAGACCACTCACTCCAAGTGAGATAGAAGCCAAGATAGGAGAGTGCTATGGCATTTAA
- a CDS encoding 4Fe-4S dicluster domain-containing protein, producing the protein MIIRDDVPVWVDESRCKACDICVSNCPAGVLGMRIEISAVLGKIIEVVYPESCIGCRDCELHCPDFAIYVADKGYKFAKLTPESKERALLVKENKFQKLEA; encoded by the coding sequence ATGATCATAAGAGATGATGTGCCCGTTTGGGTTGATGAAAGCAGGTGTAAGGCTTGCGATATCTGCGTGAGCAACTGTCCCGCGGGAGTTCTTGGTATGCGTATAGAAATCTCTGCAGTGCTTGGTAAGATAATCGAAGTAGTTTATCCTGAGTCTTGTATAGGTTGTCGCGACTGTGAGTTACATTGTCCTGATTTTGCGATTTATGTTGCCGATAAAGGATATAAATTTGCCAAGCTTACGCCAGAAAGCAAAGAAAGAGCACTTTTGGTAAAAGAAAATAAATTTCAAAAGCTGGAGGCGTAG
- the mltG gene encoding endolytic transglycosylase MltG: protein MIKNFIKNPYLAIFFDAILIFFLSIFIYLTRSINTSEVVFIPKGGVGEIISYLSNRNFNLSSIDKYALIFIGSPQSGWINMQSTKLSRIDFLRKLTVAKAALKDITLIPGETTVIFLNQISKELGLNEQILNAEYNAISPLPDGFIMPNTYKIPLGISERHLAYYLVNSSKKAHQDLSMKIFGEYDEKKWFKFLIIASVIQKEAASNDEMPLVSSVIYNRLKKGMRLQMDGTLNYGIYSHETITPERIRTDMSKFNTYLNDGLPPSPVSSVSINAIKAAISPASSDYLYFVRDKRTKKHKFSKTLTEHNQNIGR, encoded by the coding sequence ATGATTAAAAATTTTATAAAAAACCCATATTTAGCTATTTTTTTTGATGCCATACTTATATTTTTCCTAAGTATTTTTATATATCTAACACGTTCTATAAATACAAGCGAAGTCGTTTTTATCCCAAAAGGCGGTGTTGGTGAAATTATATCTTATTTATCTAACCGTAACTTTAACCTAAGTAGTATCGACAAATACGCACTGATATTTATCGGATCACCACAATCAGGCTGGATAAATATGCAAAGCACTAAGTTAAGCAGGATTGATTTTTTACGTAAATTAACAGTAGCAAAAGCCGCTCTTAAAGACATAACTTTAATCCCAGGCGAAACTACTGTGATATTTTTAAACCAAATTTCAAAAGAGCTCGGCTTAAACGAGCAGATTTTAAATGCCGAATACAACGCGATATCTCCACTTCCTGACGGCTTTATCATGCCAAATACATATAAAATCCCGCTTGGCATCAGCGAAAGACACCTGGCTTACTATCTTGTAAATTCATCAAAAAAAGCACATCAAGACCTTAGTATGAAAATTTTTGGTGAATATGATGAAAAAAAATGGTTTAAGTTTTTAATCATCGCTTCAGTTATCCAAAAAGAAGCCGCAAGTAATGACGAAATGCCTCTTGTTAGCTCTGTCATCTACAACCGCCTAAAAAAGGGCATGAGACTACAAATGGACGGGACTTTAAACTATGGTATCTACTCTCATGAGACGATAACCCCGGAGCGTATACGCACTGACATGAGCAAATTTAACACATATCTAAACGACGGACTTCCGCCAAGCCCGGTTTCTTCAGTTTCTATAAATGCGATAAAAGCGGCGATAAGCCCCGCAAGTAGTGATTATTTGTATTTTGTAAGAGATAAAAGAACAAAAAAACATAAATTTTCAAAAACTTTAACCGAACATAATCAAAATATAGGTAGGTAG
- a CDS encoding NADP-dependent isocitrate dehydrogenase, with translation MSEIIWTKTDEAPLFSSYSLLPILQSFLSKAGIKISQKDISLAGRILAEFSDILANKHENALELLGELTKSADANIIKLPNISATLPQLNAAISELRSKGFDLPLYPNEIKTKEDEEIAKKYAKIIGSAVNPVLRQGNSDRRCVKAVKDYARANPHSTGEWDKNVKTRVAHMQDGDFYANEESIISKKDDVYTINFINKNGEKTKLKELEILKDEIIDASFMSVKKLDKFYQDAFKSAKDDDLLVSLHLKATMMKVSDPAIFGHAIKIFFNKAFDEFGEIFKSLEINENNGLKDIFAKISTLKETERNRIKAKFDEIFTSSASVAMVNSAQGVTNFHVPNDTIIDASMPAMIRNSGTMYDKNGEPKETLAIIPDKTYATLYQACINNLKEKGSLDVTKIGSVSNVGLMAKKAEEYGSHDKTFIAKDDGEFIVVDKDDKEVFKFNVQSGDIFRMTQAKDDAIKSWIDLALNRGKITGEPLVFWLDENRAHDRNLKSKIDLLKFENAGVKYEILNYEKACEKCLDIIREGKNVIGVTGNVLRDYLTDLFPILELGTSSKMLSVVPLLCGGGMFETGAGGTAPVLVKELIEQNHLIWDSLGEYLALIASLEHLANSKSNKNAKILAKTLDGAVNLYLKNNKSPQMGVKNPDTRASHYYLALYWAQELKNSELGKEFTNLADDLLANEAKILNELCEIQGDGVDFGGYFYPDEQKSSNIMRPSQTLNKIIG, from the coding sequence ATGAGTGAGATCATTTGGACTAAGACGGATGAAGCCCCGTTGTTTTCGAGTTATTCGTTATTGCCTATTTTGCAAAGTTTTTTATCGAAGGCAGGCATAAAAATATCACAAAAAGATATATCTTTAGCAGGACGAATACTGGCTGAATTTAGTGATATTTTAGCTAATAAACACGAAAACGCTCTTGAGCTATTAGGAGAGCTTACAAAGAGTGCTGACGCAAATATCATAAAACTTCCAAATATTTCAGCAACACTTCCTCAACTAAATGCTGCCATTAGCGAGCTTAGAAGCAAAGGCTTTGATCTACCGTTATATCCAAATGAGATAAAAACAAAAGAAGATGAAGAGATAGCAAAAAAATACGCAAAGATAATTGGAAGCGCGGTTAATCCAGTCCTTAGACAAGGCAATTCTGACAGGCGCTGTGTAAAGGCGGTAAAAGACTACGCAAGGGCAAATCCACACTCCACGGGCGAGTGGGATAAAAATGTAAAAACTCGTGTAGCACACATGCAAGATGGGGATTTTTACGCCAACGAAGAGTCTATCATCAGTAAAAAAGATGATGTTTATACAATAAATTTTATAAATAAAAATGGTGAGAAGACAAAACTAAAAGAGCTTGAAATCTTAAAAGATGAGATAATCGATGCTAGTTTTATGAGTGTAAAAAAGCTTGATAAATTTTATCAAGATGCCTTTAAAAGCGCAAAAGATGATGACTTACTGGTAAGCTTACATCTAAAAGCTACGATGATGAAAGTAAGCGATCCTGCTATATTTGGTCATGCGATAAAGATCTTTTTTAATAAAGCATTTGATGAGTTTGGTGAAATTTTTAAAAGCCTAGAGATAAATGAAAACAACGGTTTAAAAGATATTTTTGCTAAAATTTCAACTCTAAAAGAGACAGAACGAAACAGGATCAAAGCTAAATTTGATGAAATTTTTACCTCATCGGCAAGTGTTGCGATGGTAAATAGCGCACAAGGTGTTACGAATTTTCACGTTCCAAACGATACGATAATCGACGCTTCAATGCCTGCCATGATAAGAAATTCTGGAACAATGTATGATAAAAACGGCGAACCAAAAGAGACTTTAGCGATAATACCCGACAAAACTTACGCCACTCTTTATCAAGCTTGCATAAACAACCTAAAAGAAAAAGGCTCACTTGATGTCACCAAAATAGGAAGCGTCTCAAATGTCGGTTTAATGGCTAAAAAAGCTGAAGAATACGGCAGTCACGATAAGACTTTCATTGCAAAAGATGATGGAGAATTTATCGTAGTTGATAAAGACGATAAAGAGGTATTTAAATTTAATGTGCAAAGCGGCGATATCTTCCGCATGACTCAAGCAAAAGATGATGCTATAAAAAGCTGGATAGACCTAGCTTTAAATAGAGGCAAGATAACAGGCGAACCGCTAGTTTTTTGGCTTGATGAAAACAGAGCGCACGATAGAAATTTAAAATCAAAAATAGATCTTTTGAAATTTGAAAATGCAGGCGTAAAGTATGAAATTTTAAACTATGAAAAAGCATGCGAGAAATGCCTTGACATCATAAGAGAGGGTAAAAATGTTATAGGCGTTACAGGGAATGTCTTGCGTGACTATTTAACTGATCTTTTCCCGATACTGGAGCTTGGCACTAGCTCAAAAATGCTATCTGTCGTGCCTTTGCTTTGCGGAGGAGGTATGTTTGAGACTGGAGCGGGTGGAACTGCACCTGTGCTAGTAAAAGAGCTAATTGAGCAAAACCATCTCATCTGGGATAGTCTTGGCGAATACCTAGCTCTCATAGCCTCGCTAGAACATCTTGCTAATTCTAAAAGCAATAAAAACGCTAAAATTTTAGCTAAAACACTAGATGGTGCCGTAAATTTATACCTAAAAAATAACAAATCACCACAAATGGGAGTTAAAAATCCAGACACTAGAGCGAGCCACTACTATCTAGCCCTTTACTGGGCGCAAGAGCTTAAAAATAGTGAACTTGGCAAAGAATTTACAAATTTAGCAGATGATTTGCTAGCTAACGAAGCTAAAATTTTAAATGAACTTTGCGAAATTCAAGGGGATGGAGTTGATTTTGGTGGATATTTTTATCCGGATGAGCAAAAAAGTTCTAATATCATGAGACCTAGTCAAACACTAAATAAAATAATAGGATAA